In one window of Coralliovum pocilloporae DNA:
- a CDS encoding DUF2312 domain-containing protein, producing the protein MEDPEPTASFARDQLKAFVERIERLEEEKKAIADDVKDVYAEAKANGFDVKVLRQVIRLRKQEPNERQEQEALLDLYLHALGMIAGGDL; encoded by the coding sequence ATGGAAGATCCGGAACCAACGGCGAGCTTCGCCCGTGATCAGCTTAAGGCGTTTGTTGAGCGTATTGAACGTCTTGAAGAAGAAAAGAAGGCGATCGCGGATGACGTGAAAGACGTCTATGCGGAAGCGAAGGCCAACGGATTTGACGTCAAGGTTTTGCGCCAGGTGATCCGTCTGCGCAAGCAGGAGCCGAATGAGCGGCAGGAGCAGGAAGCTCTTCTCGACCTGTACCTGCATGCACTTGGCATGATTGCAGGTGGTGACCTTTAG
- a CDS encoding L,D-transpeptidase family protein: MRISISLLLAGAMLWSYPALAAQTPQDPATDIKAEAVSETSGETTVDVTPVEPVDPFSVALEEAFKGWPKAKTLAAKKDLAGLKEHYTQNSFKPLWIEDGKLSMRARKLIFFLSRAGRDGLNPEDYKTPSLSIGKDSSVTLDELARAELELSLAIVTYARHAQAGRLKPTKVSKSITLVPVSPDPLAVIDQVSSAEKPEKSLHSFQPQQDGYKRLREQLAKFRTLPKEKTPIQIAPGKALKLGSKGKRVEALRERLNVAATEENTRAVFDEALLKAVKEFQKNKDLHVDGIVGRRTLAILNGKKTSSEADLIANMEMWRWMPRDLGRFHVFVNVPEYRLRVYKDGSQTHTTRVVVGKFRNKTPIFSDEMEHVVVNPYWNVPASIAVKELLPKIRRDPRGYLAKRNYQVLTRVKGRTRVVDPRQINWSKFNAGRVRIRQAPGGRNALGRIKFLFPNKHAVYLHDTPSKSLFSRQRRAFSHGCIRVHNPFEFAEALFAEDKDWNSARLRSMLGNKERWVNLDKHVPVHLAYFTIRVNDDGDLNTFDDIYGHIGKLKVSLGL; this comes from the coding sequence ATGCGCATTTCGATATCACTGCTCCTGGCAGGAGCAATGCTGTGGTCATATCCAGCTCTGGCCGCTCAGACACCCCAGGATCCAGCAACGGATATCAAAGCCGAAGCGGTGTCAGAAACATCCGGTGAAACCACCGTGGATGTGACACCCGTCGAACCGGTTGACCCTTTTTCTGTCGCTCTTGAGGAAGCCTTCAAAGGCTGGCCCAAAGCCAAAACACTTGCAGCAAAGAAAGACCTTGCCGGCCTTAAAGAGCATTACACTCAGAACAGCTTTAAACCGCTCTGGATCGAAGACGGCAAACTGTCCATGCGGGCTCGGAAACTCATCTTTTTCCTGAGCCGTGCCGGTCGTGACGGTCTGAACCCGGAAGACTACAAGACCCCGTCCCTTTCCATCGGCAAAGACAGCTCTGTAACACTGGATGAACTCGCCAGGGCAGAGCTGGAACTGTCTCTCGCCATTGTGACCTACGCGCGCCACGCTCAGGCCGGGCGTCTGAAACCAACCAAGGTCAGCAAAAGCATCACGCTTGTTCCTGTTAGCCCGGACCCGCTCGCTGTCATTGATCAGGTCTCAAGCGCCGAGAAGCCGGAGAAAAGCCTTCACAGTTTCCAGCCACAGCAGGATGGATACAAGCGCCTCCGGGAACAGCTGGCCAAGTTCAGAACCCTGCCGAAGGAAAAGACGCCCATCCAGATCGCGCCGGGAAAAGCTCTCAAGCTCGGCTCAAAGGGCAAGCGCGTTGAAGCCCTCCGGGAGCGCCTCAATGTGGCGGCAACCGAAGAAAATACACGCGCTGTCTTTGACGAGGCTCTTCTGAAGGCAGTCAAAGAATTCCAGAAAAACAAAGACTTGCATGTAGACGGAATTGTCGGACGCAGAACACTGGCAATCCTGAACGGCAAGAAAACAAGTTCAGAAGCAGATCTGATCGCCAATATGGAAATGTGGCGCTGGATGCCGCGTGACCTCGGTCGTTTCCACGTCTTTGTCAATGTCCCGGAATATCGTCTGCGGGTTTACAAGGATGGCAGCCAGACACACACCACCCGGGTCGTCGTCGGCAAGTTCAGAAACAAGACACCGATCTTCTCCGACGAGATGGAACATGTGGTGGTGAACCCATACTGGAATGTTCCCGCTTCCATCGCGGTCAAGGAACTCCTGCCAAAGATCCGTCGTGATCCGCGTGGTTATCTCGCCAAGCGCAATTATCAGGTTCTGACCCGCGTCAAAGGACGGACCCGGGTCGTTGATCCACGCCAGATCAACTGGTCGAAATTCAATGCCGGGCGCGTCAGAATTCGTCAGGCACCAGGTGGCCGCAATGCTCTGGGCCGGATCAAGTTCCTGTTCCCGAACAAGCATGCCGTATACCTGCATGACACACCATCAAAGAGCCTGTTTTCACGGCAACGGCGCGCGTTCAGTCACGGCTGTATCCGCGTCCACAATCCTTTTGAATTTGCCGAAGCACTCTTTGCGGAAGACAAGGACTGGAATTCAGCCCGACTGCGGTCAATGCTGGGGAACAAGGAACGCTGGGTCAATCTCGACAAGCATGTTCCTGTTCATCTTGCCTATTTCACCATCCGGGTAAATGATGATGGGGACCTGAATACCTTTGATGATATTTACGGTCATATCGGCAAGCTCAAGGTATCACTGGGCCTTTAA
- a CDS encoding DUF1244 domain-containing protein produces the protein MTEISDAKRQELEAAAFRRLVNHLRERTDVQNIDMMNLAGFCRNCLSNWYRDAAEEQGLSLTKDESREIVYGMPYGEWKEKYQTEATEEQRKAFETSHPGHS, from the coding sequence ATGACAGAGATAAGTGATGCCAAGCGCCAGGAGCTTGAAGCGGCTGCCTTTCGTCGCCTGGTCAACCATCTGCGCGAGAGAACGGATGTGCAGAATATCGACATGATGAACCTTGCCGGTTTCTGTCGTAACTGCCTGTCCAACTGGTATCGCGATGCAGCGGAAGAGCAGGGCCTCTCCCTGACCAAGGATGAGAGCCGTGAGATCGTCTACGGCATGCCCTATGGCGAATGGAAAGAGAAATATCAGACCGAGGCAACGGAGGAGCAGCGCAAGGCGTTTGAAACCTCCCATCCCGGTCATTCATAA
- a CDS encoding DUF882 domain-containing protein, which produces MAGRLHIAASLCLFFLLAITQAGPAAAADRSLYLYNTHTKETARITYKRNGRFDPSGLQKMNRFLRDWRRNESTKMDPRLFDLIWEVYRESGARKPIHVVSGYRSPATNKLLKKRGRGVARKSQHILGKAMDFYLPDVPVSKLRRIGLTKQVGGVGYYPRSASPFVHMDTGRVRHWPRMTRRQLAKVFPSGRTLHIPSDGKPLSGYKLALADSKKRKSSTPTVRQQQRPTNGRDRSVPTPVAGPERSGSGGLLASLFSSKSPAETTRPDNQQTIARNRAPGAVFETGQTTVKLPSAPPVPTANPNRLIALAPKVAEPPAQPEQPELQNPVIASLGQQRPVQLPEQEPTVLARATLPAPPAGLSVEPPAPLLATGQNTASSPISAEIPAPPSETSAASASAFRLASVNENTPPAPIQDNTFLSGIPAPELSPQITTAYAPDIPLPQAKPLITAGLPDVDPYAGERGLAQDEVTTADLRGNETETPVPPAEPEAKPRQVAALDPNIVLPQPRPAIETQFAVPTPRNQVRSAPVLTASSDPLAQLSSRYNTRVISSLMNTEVTTRSVYFSALGNADPNGLSGLMDSPQRIVEDRFRKGGQTRLRTHQFAGASVVGLRVLAYNSTR; this is translated from the coding sequence ATGGCAGGCAGACTGCACATCGCCGCTTCTTTGTGCCTTTTTTTCCTCCTTGCCATCACCCAGGCGGGCCCGGCTGCGGCAGCCGATCGGTCTCTGTATCTTTACAACACCCATACAAAAGAAACCGCCCGGATCACCTATAAACGCAATGGCCGTTTTGATCCGTCCGGTCTGCAGAAGATGAACCGCTTCCTTCGCGACTGGCGTCGGAATGAAAGCACCAAGATGGATCCTCGTCTGTTTGATCTCATCTGGGAAGTTTACCGGGAAAGCGGTGCGCGCAAGCCTATCCACGTGGTCTCTGGCTATAGATCGCCTGCAACCAACAAACTGCTGAAGAAACGCGGACGTGGTGTAGCACGCAAGTCCCAGCATATTCTCGGCAAGGCAATGGATTTCTACCTGCCGGACGTTCCTGTCAGCAAACTTCGTCGGATCGGTTTGACAAAGCAGGTTGGTGGCGTCGGCTACTATCCGCGCTCAGCATCCCCGTTCGTCCATATGGACACCGGTCGTGTGCGCCATTGGCCACGCATGACCCGCAGGCAGCTGGCCAAGGTTTTCCCCTCCGGTCGGACCTTGCATATTCCAAGCGACGGCAAGCCATTGTCCGGCTACAAGCTCGCCCTGGCAGACAGCAAGAAACGCAAGAGTTCAACCCCAACGGTCAGACAGCAGCAACGGCCAACAAATGGCCGGGACAGATCTGTTCCAACGCCCGTAGCCGGCCCGGAAAGAAGTGGCAGCGGTGGCCTTCTGGCGTCACTGTTCTCCTCGAAATCACCAGCTGAGACGACCAGACCCGACAATCAGCAGACCATTGCGCGCAATCGTGCGCCAGGTGCAGTGTTTGAGACCGGGCAGACCACGGTCAAGCTGCCATCTGCTCCCCCGGTACCGACCGCCAATCCGAACCGGCTGATAGCCCTGGCACCCAAAGTTGCGGAACCACCAGCGCAGCCGGAACAACCGGAACTGCAGAATCCTGTCATCGCAAGTCTTGGGCAACAGCGGCCAGTACAATTGCCGGAGCAGGAACCAACCGTTCTGGCCCGGGCAACGCTGCCTGCCCCCCCTGCAGGGCTCTCTGTAGAGCCCCCGGCTCCGCTGCTCGCAACGGGGCAGAACACCGCCTCATCCCCCATATCCGCAGAGATTCCAGCACCGCCTTCAGAAACATCTGCAGCATCTGCAAGTGCGTTCCGTCTGGCCTCTGTGAACGAGAACACACCGCCAGCTCCGATACAGGACAATACGTTCCTCTCCGGAATTCCAGCTCCGGAATTGTCACCGCAGATCACAACGGCCTACGCTCCAGACATTCCTTTGCCGCAGGCCAAGCCTCTGATTACAGCCGGATTGCCGGATGTGGACCCCTATGCTGGCGAGCGGGGACTGGCTCAGGATGAAGTCACAACAGCGGACCTGAGAGGGAACGAGACAGAAACTCCTGTGCCCCCTGCAGAACCCGAAGCCAAGCCTCGGCAGGTCGCAGCGCTTGATCCCAATATCGTGCTGCCTCAGCCCCGTCCGGCTATTGAAACCCAGTTTGCGGTACCAACACCGCGCAATCAGGTTCGCAGTGCTCCGGTTCTTACAGCCTCCAGCGATCCTCTGGCACAGCTGTCCTCACGCTACAACACCCGGGTCATTTCCAGCCTGATGAACACGGAAGTCACCACACGGAGTGTCTATTTCTCAGCACTTGGCAATGCTGACCCGAACGGGCTCTCCGGTCTGATGGATTCACCGCAGAGAATTGTCGAGGATCGCTTCAGAAAAGGCGGGCAGACTCGTTTGAGGACACACCAGTTCGCTGGTGCGTCAGTGGTTGGCCTGCGCGTTCTGGCCTATAACAGCACCCGATAA
- a CDS encoding sigma-54-dependent transcriptional regulator, which produces MAQTILIVDDDPVQRRLLQEATKRLGYEVTAVEDGESALDRLSDQAASPVSLMILDLVMPGLDGMGVLERLRQTGLIVPTIVQTAHGGIDVVVSAMRAGAVDFIVKPVSPERLDISIKNALKVNALESELTRIKRSASGTLTFKDLITKSPRMERVIRLGERAAKSNIPILIEGESGVGKEVIARAIQGSSERRSKGFVTVNCGAIPENLVESTLFGHEKGAFTGAIDKHIGKFQEAHKGTLFLDEVGELPLSVQVKLLRALQEGEIDPVGAKRSQRVDLRLISATNRTLLDLVKDGDFREDLFYRLNVFPIYVPPLRERREEIADLALHFLARFAAEEGRRHLTAIAPSALALLENYDWPGNVRQLENAIFRAVVLCDGNELTVDDMPQIAMQVDGASVKPRTLDTAEDALQQQQTPGVAHQPSHQPVEHRPAYGVIPFLDETGEARQLADMEAEMIRHVLDHYDNRMSEVARRLGIGRSTLYRKLKEFGLDNEDTAGEVATR; this is translated from the coding sequence ATGGCTCAAACAATCCTCATTGTCGATGACGACCCTGTACAAAGACGCCTTTTGCAGGAGGCGACCAAACGTCTCGGCTATGAAGTCACCGCCGTAGAAGATGGTGAATCTGCTCTGGATCGCCTGTCTGACCAGGCAGCATCGCCTGTCTCGCTGATGATTCTGGATTTGGTCATGCCCGGCCTTGATGGGATGGGTGTGCTGGAGCGGTTGCGTCAGACAGGTCTGATCGTCCCGACAATCGTCCAGACCGCACATGGCGGCATTGATGTTGTCGTCAGCGCCATGCGCGCCGGAGCGGTCGATTTCATCGTCAAACCGGTTTCACCTGAACGCCTCGACATCTCAATCAAGAATGCCCTCAAAGTCAACGCACTCGAAAGCGAGCTGACACGGATCAAGCGCTCGGCATCCGGCACCCTCACCTTCAAGGACCTCATCACCAAGAGCCCGAGAATGGAACGGGTTATCCGTCTCGGTGAACGCGCTGCCAAGTCCAACATTCCCATTCTGATCGAAGGAGAATCCGGGGTTGGCAAGGAAGTTATTGCCCGCGCCATTCAGGGCTCGAGTGAACGTCGTTCCAAGGGTTTTGTGACGGTAAACTGTGGCGCCATTCCGGAAAACCTGGTGGAAAGCACCCTGTTCGGACACGAAAAGGGGGCTTTTACCGGTGCAATCGACAAGCATATCGGCAAGTTTCAGGAAGCCCACAAAGGGACCTTGTTCCTCGACGAGGTAGGTGAGCTGCCACTGTCTGTTCAGGTCAAGCTGCTCCGCGCCCTTCAGGAGGGAGAAATCGATCCTGTGGGAGCCAAGCGCTCCCAACGGGTTGACCTGCGTCTGATCTCCGCCACGAACCGGACCCTGCTGGATCTGGTGAAGGATGGTGATTTCAGGGAAGATCTTTTTTACCGGTTAAATGTCTTTCCAATCTATGTGCCGCCCCTTCGCGAGCGGCGGGAAGAGATTGCGGATCTCGCCCTGCACTTCCTCGCGCGTTTTGCTGCAGAGGAAGGACGCCGCCATCTGACAGCCATCGCACCATCCGCGCTGGCACTGCTGGAAAATTACGACTGGCCCGGCAATGTGCGCCAGCTGGAAAATGCCATTTTCAGAGCTGTGGTCCTCTGCGATGGAAACGAGCTTACCGTCGATGACATGCCGCAGATCGCCATGCAGGTTGACGGTGCCAGTGTCAAACCAAGAACACTGGACACTGCCGAGGATGCTCTTCAGCAACAACAGACTCCAGGGGTAGCTCATCAACCATCCCATCAGCCTGTCGAACACAGGCCCGCCTATGGCGTGATTCCGTTTCTCGACGAGACCGGAGAGGCACGACAGCTTGCGGACATGGAGGCCGAAATGATTCGCCATGTGCTGGACCATTACGACAACCGAATGTCAGAAGTTGCCCGCCGTTTGGGCATCGGACGGTCAACCCTTTACCGCAAGCTGAAGGAATTTGGTCTCGACAATGAGGATACCGCTGGGGAAGTCGCAACAAGGTGA